From the genome of Methanothrix soehngenii GP6:
TGGTCAATCAGAAGGTCGCTATAAGAATGCTGGAGCGGCTGGGATATACGGCTGATATCGCTGCTGATGGCCAGGAGGTTCTGGCAGCACTTGAGAGCAGGCCTTATGATGTGGTGCTGATGGATGTGCAGATGCCGGAGATGGACGGCCTGGAGGCCACGAGGAGCATACGCAGCACCGCATGCCATCAGCCCTACATCATCGCCATGACCGCTCATGCCATGAAAGGGGATCGAGAGGTGTGTCTCGATGCGGGGATGAATGACTACATAGCCAAACCGGTGAGAATTGAGGAGCTGAAAGCGGCTCTTATGCATAGCAGAATGCCGGTTTTCAATGGCTGAGCCCCCTGACTGGTTCAATATGCTACAGAATTATAATTCAGCTGCTCATCTCTGCTCTGAAGCCATCAGGGCGAAGTAGGCCAGGAGAGCCTCGAGCTGAATTCTCTCGTTTGCTCCTTCAGTCATGCGAAAATCGATCTCTCCGATACGGTCGATGAGCTTTACCCGATCCCTGTCTGCGATATCATCCAGGTCCAGCATAGCCCGGTGGATTTGGATCACCACATCCTGGCCGGAGAGCCCTTTGGATAGCAGGAGATCATCCAGTATTGCGCGCGCTCCCACAAAATCTCCAGATATTGCGGTCTTGATGAAGCTCTTGATCTCCTCCGGTTTGGCGGTGGATGTGATCTGGTAGATCGTCTCCTCGTCCACCTCGTCGCCCAAGAGAGCTGCCGCCTGCAGGGCGTTGATTGCCTTTCTCATGTCTCCGCCGGCGACATACTCTATAGCGGACAGACCTCCATCTGAAACCCGCAGTCCCTCCTCACTGGCAATGAACTTGATCCTCTTGGTCACCGCTTCAGGAGAGAGGGGCTTGAAGCGGTAAACCGCACAGCGGGACTGAATGGGCTCGATGATCTTGGAGGAGTAGTTGCAGGAGAGTATGAACCTGGTGGTAGCGGAGTATCTCTCCATAGTCCGGCGCAGAGCGCTCTGGGCATCGTTGGTCAGGGCATCGGCCTCATCCAGAAATATAACCTTGAAATCCGCCTCTCCCAGGGGCGCCATCCGGGCGAAGTCCTTGACTTTGTGGCGGATGATATCTATGCCCCGCTCATCGCTGGCATTCAATTCGATGAAGTTGTTCCTCCAGGTCTCGCCGAAGATCTCTTTGACAATGGAGATGGATGCAGCGGTCTTGCCCACCCCTGGCGGCCCGGAGAATAGAAGATGGGGCAGGTTTCGCGTCTTCACATAGGACTTCAGACGGCGGACAATCTCGTCCTGGCCCACAATATCGTCCAGCCTCTCCGGCCGGTACTTCTCTATCCAGATCTCCTCTTTGATATACAACCCCTCAATTATTGGTTTTGGCTATCTGTATATCAATATTCCTCCCTAAATCTCCTCTCTATAATGGGACAACGAAGGCTAAATATAGAGGTGCTACATGCATGCAAATCGTTTTTCGGAGGATTGCAAGTGATCTCTGAGGTGGCTGGACAGTATAATGCGCAAGATCTTGAGAATGAAGTCAGATCGCTGTGGGAGCGAGCGGATAGCTACCGCAAAGTTCGGGAATTGAGATTGGGCGGCAAGAAGTTCTTCTTTGTGGATGGGCCGCCCTATACCACAGGCCGCATTCATCTGGGAACCGCCTGGAACAAGGTGATCAAGGACGCCGTGCTCCGCTACCGGTCTATGAACGGCTTTGAGGTCAAGGACCGGGCGGGCTGGGATATGCACGGCCTGCCCATTGAGGTTAAGGTAGAGGAGTCCTTCGGCTTCCGCAACAAAAAGGATATCGAGGCTTATGGGGTGGACAAGTTCATCCAGAGATGCAAAGAGTTCGCCCTCCGCCAGAAAGATGACATGACAGCCCAGTTCAAGATTCTAGGGGCCTGGATGGACTGGGACGACCCCTACATGACGCTGAAGAACGAGTATCTGGAGGCTGCCTGGTGGACGCTGAAGAAGGCGCACGAGCATAACCTTCTTGAAAGGGGCTCAAGGGTGGTCAACTGGTGCCCCCGCTGCCAGACGGCCATCGCTGACTCCGAGGTGGAATACTGGGATGAGACCGACTACTCGATCTACGTCAAGTTCCCGGTGATCGGGGAGGAGAACACCTACATAGTGATCTGGACCACCACCCCCTGGACCATTCCCGCCAATGTGGCGGTGGCAGTCAATCCCTCCTTCCAGTACTCTCGGGTCAGGGCCTGGAAGGATGGCAAATCCGAGATCCTGATCATGGCCTCAGAATTGGTCGATTCAGTCCTCAGGACGGGCCGCTACCAGGACTACGAGCTTTTGCAGGGCCTTTCAGCCAAGGATATGCAGAAACTGAAGTACGAGCATCCTCTGCTCGATCTGGTGCCCAGACAGAAGGAGATAGAGCATGGCGTTTATGCCGCAGACTTCGTCACCGCTGAGAACACAGGATGCGTTCACATCGCTCCCGGGCACGGCCTTGAGGATTATGAGCTCGGGCTGGACCACCATCTGGAGATATTCTGCCCGGTAGGCGGGGACGGACGGTACACTGCCGAGGCGGGAGAGAAGTACCTGGGCCAGTATGTCAAGGAGGCGGACAGCAACGTCATCGCAGATCTCGAAGAGAGGGATAAGCTGCTGGCTCAGGGGAGGCTCGCCCACCGCTATGGCCACTGCTGGCGCTGCAAGACCCCCATAATATTCATCGCCACCAGCCAGTGGTTCCTCCGGATATCCGATCTTCGAGATAAGATGCTCGATGAGATCTCCCGGGTGAAATGGTATCCGGAGTGGGCGGGCTCGGCGAGGTTTGCCGACTGGATAAGCAATGCCAGAGACTGGTGCATCTCCAGGCAGAGGTACTGGGGCATTCCCCTGCCCATCTGGACCTGTCCTGACTGCGGCCATATGGAAGTTATAGGAACCGCCTCGGAGCTGGAGGAGAGGTCAGGCAAAAAGATAGCTGATCTGCACCGGCCGGATGTGGATGCTATTGTCTTGGACTGTCCCTGCGGGGGGAAGATGTTGCGCTCACCAGATGTCTTCGATGTATGGTTTGACAGCGCAGTGGCCTCCTGGGCCACCCTCCGTTTCCCCAGCCACGAGGAGGAGTTTGGCGAATGGTGGCCGGCGGATTTCATCACCGAGGGGCACGACCAGACACGCGGCTGGTTTTACTCCCAGCTGGGGGCTTCAATGGTATCATTTGGCAGGGCGCCCTACAAGAGCGTTCTCATGCATGGCTTCACCTTAGATGACCAGGGTCGGAAGATGTCTAAGAGCATTGGGAACATCGTCCAGCCGGAGGAGGTGGTGGAGCGGTTCGGTGCCGATATTCTGCGTTTCTATGTCCTGGGAGCCAATGCCCCCTGGGAGGATCTGCACTTCTCCTGGGAGGCGGTGGAGAACACCAGCCGGATGATCAATATCTTCTGGAATGCCTATCGCTTTGCCCTGCCTTATATGGTTCTGGACGATTTCGACTTGAAACGGGCGGATCTGGACCTTTACAAGAGCAGCCTGCGTCCCGAGGATCGCTGGATCCTCTCCCGGGTAAACAGCCTGGCGGAAGAGATCACCGCGGAGATGGAGGGCTATCAGCTTCACCGCATCGTCCGCTCCATATCCGACTTCATCTTAGAGGACCTGAGTCGCTGGTACATCCAGCTGGTCCGGCCCCGCACCTGGATTGAGCAGGATGATCCGGATAAGCTTGCTGCATATGCTACCATCTATGAGGTGCTGACGAAGCTGGCTAGGCTTATGGCTCCGTTCACCCCCTTCATCGCCGAGTCCATCTACCAGAACCTTGTGCGGGGTCTGGACGAGAATGCCAGGCCTTCAGTTCATATGTGCGACTGGCTAGAGGGCGATAAGGGACTGATAGACGTACGCCTGGAGGAGAGCATGGATCTGGTGAGGGAGGTGTCTATGGCCGCCTCCAATGCCCGGCAGAAGGGCGGGAGAAAGCTACGCTGGCCGGTTTCTGAGATTGTAATCGCCCCCTCCAAAGAGGCTTTGGACCTGGGGGGCCTGGAGGATGTCCTCCGGGGGCAGACCAACTCCAAAAAGATTACTGTGCTCTCTCCAGGAGAGAAGCCCAGGATGGATCTGGAGATGGCTCCCGTTCATAAGAAGATCGGGCCAGTGTACAAGGGAGAGGCCAAGCTGGTGGTAGAGGCCATAGCAGCCGCTGAGCCCTTTGGGGTTAAAGCCGATCTGGACGGCAGCGGCCAGGCGACCTTAAGGCATCAGGGCCGGGAGTTTGCGATCACCTCAGAGATGGTGCAATTCCGGGAGCTTCCTCCGAAGAACCTGCCGGCCGCGGAGTTCTCCCGGGGATTTGTATATGTGGACATTGCCCTCACCCCGGAGCTTGAGGCAGAGGCCTATGCCCGGGAGATCATCCGGCGCATTCAGGATATGAGAAAGGAGCTGGATCTGAGAGTAGAGGATCAGATCCGAGCGGTGGTGGATATCGAGAGCAAGACCATACTCGATCTGGTTGTTTCAGGGAAAGAGCACATCGCGGGAGAGGTTAGGGCGGCAGAACTGGAGATGGGTCTGGGACTGCAGATACGGGGCTCTTTGATTAAGGACTGGGATGTCGAGGGCGTATGCATGCACATAGGCATAGACAGGGCGTGATGGATATTGATCGTCGGAGTTTTATAAGATGAACGATCATGAGGATCTCATGGAAACGCCAGTCCCGGTCAGGGTCAAAGGGGTTTACATAGCGGAATCGGATGAGAGCAATCCCGCGCCAGTGGTTTTGCTGGAGGATGAGAAGGGACGGATAGTGCCCATATTCGTGGGGCTGTCCGAGGCCATCTCCATCCATCATGCCCTGTCTGGAGAGCTGGCCCCCAGGCCTATGACTCACGATCTGTTCATCTCCACCCTGGAGAGCCTGTCCGCCAGCATCACCAATGCGCTGATCGACGACCTGGACGGGGGAATCTACTATGCACGGCTGACCATCAAGAGCGACTCTAAAAAAAATGAGATAGATGCCCGGCCCAGCGACTGCCTGGCCCTGGCCTTACGGGCAAAGGCATCGATCGAGGTTCGGGAGAGGGTGGTGGCGGATGCGAGCATCAGCAAAAGCGATGCTGAGAAGCTGATTAGCATCGAGAACTATTTGCAGTAAACTACTCCGGCCTAAAGACCGGAGCTTTCAGTAGCCCTGAAAGGACAGCCTTGATGCTTGGAAGTCCTTCCGAGCCTCCAGGCCGGTCTACATAGCGGCCCAAGAAAGCTATATTCTTAGCACCATTGAAATCAGCATCGCCAGACCAACCACACACAGGACACTTGAAGCTCTTGCCATTCCTGATTCCATGCTCACCGCACTGATGGCACGTCTGGCTGGAGTATGCGGGGTCCACCAGAACCAGAGGAACACCCGCCGCGAGAGCCTTATAGCTAAGGAACTCCTTAAGCTGGTATAAGGCCCAACCACTGACTTTTCGTCTATGGTTTTTTCCTGCTTTCTGGTTGACGCCTTCTCTAATTCCGGTTAGATCTTCCAGAGCAATTTTGGCAGGAATCTCCTGGGCTCTGGTCACAATGGCTTTGCTGATTTCGTGGTTGATCTGCCGTTGGTAACGCGCTTCTTTGCCTGATAGTCGTTGCTGAAGCTCTCGGCATCTTCGCCTTGAACTCCTTGTACCTTTCACGGCTTTCTGTTGAAGAACAGCACGCATAGACGCATAATGATTCTTGATTAGCTTGATAGTCTTTCCGCCAAACTTCTGGCCTTCGGAGGTCACAGCTATATCAGTTATACCAAGATCGACACCTAGAACTGTATCAACATGTATCTGCTCCGGTGCTTCGCTTTTAACCTGGATGCTGATATAGTATTCAGATCCTTTCTTACAAAGCGTTGCGCTTGTCGGTTTAGAATCCTTGAGTCTGGTTCTCTGATAGTCGCCTAGAACCAACTTGATTCGTTGTCTCGATCTAAGAAGAGTCACGCTGACTTCTTCGTCTTTCTCTCTTAAAGCAAAGATCCTAGTATCATAATCTATACTGGTTGGTTCAAAGTTCTTAACTGATGAATGATCCTTCATGGCAGTCTTACGGTTAGATGCAACGCGATTGATAGCCCTGATTGCCAGATTGGCAGAAAGACCAAACTTAGCTCGAACATCTTGGTATACAATGCCCTGAATACGGACCTTATTTCTGAGCTTAGCAGGCGTATTCTGGTTTATCCAATTGCAGGCATCCGCAAAGGCTTTCAGAGTATCCTCCATCTCTTCGGCCTGGGAGTCTGTTGGACTTAACTTGCATTGGACGGTTAACACCTGCTCAGTCATCAGTAGGCAGTATATTCACTAAGTGATATAAAGGTTTTGGTGGGCTACTTGCGGCTTTCCTCCCCGCCCTGAAGAGCGGGGCTTCCAGCCTGTGTTTATGTGAGTGCCATTGAATTCATACTAAAATAAATATAAACAAAACCCCAAAAAAAAAATTTCAGCCCGCTAACGGGCCGAAGGGTATGTAGAAGATCCACACGAAGTAGACCAGCATCAGTACTAATCCCACAGGCACTCCCAGGCGAGCCCACTCCTTTGATGTTATTCCCAGCTTGTTCGCGGCGATGATATTGGGTATGTTTCCTGGAACCAGCATGCCCCCAGCGATCAATAGCCCCATCAGCGCCGCGGTGATCTGACCTATGGTCAGGCTGGGAGCAATCTCCGCCGCAGTCAATGTGGCGTTATCAAGGATCGCCGATAACATGTTCACCCAATAGAGAACCTCGGACGGTATGGCTGTGAAGTACTTATCGATGATGATCTTCATGCCGGCGCCTAATAGGAGGAGGGCCATCACGAATACGTAAACCTTGGCAGCCCTCGCGCCCACATCTCTCAGAGTCTCAGTGTCCTCCACCATTGTAACGCACTCCTGCTTGGTCGCCTTACCGGTGAATAATACGCCCAGCACTCCCAGGGCCAGAACCCCCGGAATTACGTATAAAGCCAGCTTCTCGAAGAGGAAGAAGAATCCGGCGTTATATGGTGGCCCCTGCAGCTTGGATATGGCAATGGTTGAGAGCGGCTCGCCCAGCGGTGTGAGCACAGCTCCCAGTCCTATGGCGAAACAGGTGATGATCACCAGGTTGATCTTGTCCTTGC
Proteins encoded in this window:
- a CDS encoding replication factor C small subunit, with amino-acid sequence MYIKEEIWIEKYRPERLDDIVGQDEIVRRLKSYVKTRNLPHLLFSGPPGVGKTAASISIVKEIFGETWRNNFIELNASDERGIDIIRHKVKDFARMAPLGEADFKVIFLDEADALTNDAQSALRRTMERYSATTRFILSCNYSSKIIEPIQSRCAVYRFKPLSPEAVTKRIKFIASEEGLRVSDGGLSAIEYVAGGDMRKAINALQAAALLGDEVDEETIYQITSTAKPEEIKSFIKTAISGDFVGARAILDDLLLSKGLSGQDVVIQIHRAMLDLDDIADRDRVKLIDRIGEIDFRMTEGANERIQLEALLAYFALMASEQR
- the ileS gene encoding isoleucine--tRNA ligase, giving the protein MISEVAGQYNAQDLENEVRSLWERADSYRKVRELRLGGKKFFFVDGPPYTTGRIHLGTAWNKVIKDAVLRYRSMNGFEVKDRAGWDMHGLPIEVKVEESFGFRNKKDIEAYGVDKFIQRCKEFALRQKDDMTAQFKILGAWMDWDDPYMTLKNEYLEAAWWTLKKAHEHNLLERGSRVVNWCPRCQTAIADSEVEYWDETDYSIYVKFPVIGEENTYIVIWTTTPWTIPANVAVAVNPSFQYSRVRAWKDGKSEILIMASELVDSVLRTGRYQDYELLQGLSAKDMQKLKYEHPLLDLVPRQKEIEHGVYAADFVTAENTGCVHIAPGHGLEDYELGLDHHLEIFCPVGGDGRYTAEAGEKYLGQYVKEADSNVIADLEERDKLLAQGRLAHRYGHCWRCKTPIIFIATSQWFLRISDLRDKMLDEISRVKWYPEWAGSARFADWISNARDWCISRQRYWGIPLPIWTCPDCGHMEVIGTASELEERSGKKIADLHRPDVDAIVLDCPCGGKMLRSPDVFDVWFDSAVASWATLRFPSHEEEFGEWWPADFITEGHDQTRGWFYSQLGASMVSFGRAPYKSVLMHGFTLDDQGRKMSKSIGNIVQPEEVVERFGADILRFYVLGANAPWEDLHFSWEAVENTSRMINIFWNAYRFALPYMVLDDFDLKRADLDLYKSSLRPEDRWILSRVNSLAEEITAEMEGYQLHRIVRSISDFILEDLSRWYIQLVRPRTWIEQDDPDKLAAYATIYEVLTKLARLMAPFTPFIAESIYQNLVRGLDENARPSVHMCDWLEGDKGLIDVRLEESMDLVREVSMAASNARQKGGRKLRWPVSEIVIAPSKEALDLGGLEDVLRGQTNSKKITVLSPGEKPRMDLEMAPVHKKIGPVYKGEAKLVVEAIAAAEPFGVKADLDGSGQATLRHQGREFAITSEMVQFRELPPKNLPAAEFSRGFVYVDIALTPELEAEAYAREIIRRIQDMRKELDLRVEDQIRAVVDIESKTILDLVVSGKEHIAGEVRAAELEMGLGLQIRGSLIKDWDVEGVCMHIGIDRA
- a CDS encoding bifunctional nuclease family protein, which gives rise to MNDHEDLMETPVPVRVKGVYIAESDESNPAPVVLLEDEKGRIVPIFVGLSEAISIHHALSGELAPRPMTHDLFISTLESLSASITNALIDDLDGGIYYARLTIKSDSKKNEIDARPSDCLALALRAKASIEVRERVVADASISKSDAEKLISIENYLQ
- a CDS encoding RNA-guided endonuclease InsQ/TnpB family protein gives rise to the protein MTEQVLTVQCKLSPTDSQAEEMEDTLKAFADACNWINQNTPAKLRNKVRIQGIVYQDVRAKFGLSANLAIRAINRVASNRKTAMKDHSSVKNFEPTSIDYDTRIFALREKDEEVSVTLLRSRQRIKLVLGDYQRTRLKDSKPTSATLCKKGSEYYISIQVKSEAPEQIHVDTVLGVDLGITDIAVTSEGQKFGGKTIKLIKNHYASMRAVLQQKAVKGTRSSRRRCRELQQRLSGKEARYQRQINHEISKAIVTRAQEIPAKIALEDLTGIREGVNQKAGKNHRRKVSGWALYQLKEFLSYKALAAGVPLVLVDPAYSSQTCHQCGEHGIRNGKSFKCPVCGWSGDADFNGAKNIAFLGRYVDRPGGSEGLPSIKAVLSGLLKAPVFRPE
- a CDS encoding DUF1646 family protein translates to MLQTATVNLGYGITAVDIGLGLVALAVLIGPFTVKKIEHNLEAFLFVMGVLSVTIAGVWEMRLVEEAVMEPVVKGIVPAVLVAGMAFHYGRSRAQSAMSYVLDNVSIKAVAFVMIVGLGLVSSVITAIIAALLLVELVNCMPLERKDKINLVIITCFAIGLGAVLTPLGEPLSTIAISKLQGPPYNAGFFFLFEKLALYVIPGVLALGVLGVLFTGKATKQECVTMVEDTETLRDVGARAAKVYVFVMALLLLGAGMKIIIDKYFTAIPSEVLYWVNMLSAILDNATLTAAEIAPSLTIGQITAALMGLLIAGGMLVPGNIPNIIAANKLGITSKEWARLGVPVGLVLMLVYFVWIFYIPFGPLAG